A section of the Candidatus Latescibacterota bacterium genome encodes:
- a CDS encoding immune inhibitor A — MTRAREPRPERRGALLGARVGILLALLLTAGAAMAGRWEPLLPGAERGEVADPSARDPYAQLRLDRRAEVEALTAGLRKALERPQPADENALGDRAAGVGTTRVMVCLLGFRENRRPDLTTVPVDGKFMADADTLASWLTRVDPPPHDAAFFDAHMRAMREFYRIQSYGKLQIEWDILDGPDDGLFLLPDIADYGPGESGGYWTLELLESAVRTMVDSIDVALQADPDGPRFADYDHVMIFHAGSDLQNDIFQDSPNDLPSFNIFFGEPPLVDGGTHPLGSVLLLPETTTQDTDPADPIYGALNAVTAHEFGHQLDLVDTYNTLWGWPSVGYWDLMDSGHQILYGFQTLDDPDPIYVYGALPTSFGIWHRMLLGWVSEDDGSLERPGGGAHDIELTACNVQAPGGVKALRVDFSEREYFLFENRQELLWPGGRYVKSDEATGVFQFVSKDFPAYPDSAENIGEYDLFIPQSGLLAWHVDERDFETLYPLNVINPADDRHVILVEADGAGDLGDPYSFDWRGNDRDPFYTGNVTEWLPEGVPNTRLRDGTASGFSMTDLVTSPYLDSDGFVDSTVTFDIALAGQPTGFPRDDRAVVDSTLAQRPATGSLLPLADGDALWLGYVMDSLDPDTLLQSHLIVSGSDAASGPPLAPRAPARLGNTLSGAALLDAPAVAARDWILLTPDSLLVWNIPSPGAPPTPAGGAELPAGPATLPLAIAVGDSAAVFWLGEDGFLYVLDYSLKRGTPAPSAKRAMLAPASRGARQDLPVMAPLCRVETADGARLGIALGDTLNLVDPFGNAPVAQYPLPDPGDGPFWIRPVDLDADGVESPEELFWVHVDGRVATPDPAGGAPTLRFAAPLGGATLSAEPAVADLDGDGRPELLLAAGDRVHRLSFEGFAYPNWPLRLGELADLDTPMRVGSGLRAADLTGDGVAELIVFGDSGHLIVADADARPVLGTPRSLAAAPPQDLIARDGRVYAVSRDGFLLAFAGSGGAGVPAEWGAGGGGTDRGGRWQRQHALQPGGGDIAEGWLLYPNPAADWVRLHHPSLAAGTHVRLELFDLEGQHKFTREATVPVDGPFEIPLQLRSLASGVYFCRIEVEGEAGSRHLLRRLGVLR, encoded by the coding sequence ATGACACGCGCACGCGAGCCTCGGCCGGAGCGGCGCGGCGCCCTCCTCGGCGCGCGCGTCGGGATCCTGCTGGCGCTGCTGCTGACGGCCGGCGCCGCCATGGCCGGCCGCTGGGAGCCGCTGCTTCCCGGCGCCGAGCGCGGCGAGGTGGCGGATCCGTCCGCCCGCGATCCCTACGCGCAGCTCCGCCTGGACCGCCGGGCGGAGGTGGAGGCGCTGACGGCCGGCCTGCGCAAGGCGCTCGAGCGGCCGCAGCCCGCTGACGAGAACGCGCTCGGCGATCGCGCCGCCGGCGTGGGCACCACCCGCGTCATGGTCTGCCTGCTGGGCTTCCGCGAGAACCGGCGGCCGGACCTGACCACCGTGCCCGTCGACGGCAAGTTCATGGCCGACGCGGACACGCTGGCCAGCTGGCTCACGCGCGTGGATCCGCCGCCGCACGACGCGGCCTTCTTCGACGCCCACATGCGCGCGATGCGGGAGTTCTACCGCATCCAGAGCTACGGCAAACTGCAGATCGAGTGGGACATTCTCGACGGCCCCGACGACGGCCTCTTCCTCCTGCCCGACATCGCCGACTACGGCCCGGGCGAGTCGGGCGGCTACTGGACGCTCGAGCTGCTGGAGAGCGCCGTGCGCACGATGGTGGACAGCATCGACGTCGCGCTGCAGGCCGACCCCGACGGCCCGCGCTTCGCCGACTACGACCACGTGATGATCTTCCACGCCGGCAGCGACCTGCAGAACGACATCTTCCAGGACAGCCCCAACGACCTGCCGAGCTTCAACATCTTCTTCGGCGAGCCGCCGCTGGTGGACGGGGGGACGCACCCGCTGGGCTCCGTGTTGCTCCTGCCGGAGACGACGACCCAGGACACCGATCCGGCCGATCCCATCTACGGCGCGCTGAACGCCGTCACCGCCCACGAGTTCGGCCACCAGCTCGACCTGGTGGACACCTACAACACCCTCTGGGGCTGGCCGAGCGTGGGCTACTGGGATCTCATGGACAGCGGCCACCAGATCCTCTACGGCTTCCAGACGCTGGACGACCCCGACCCGATCTACGTCTACGGCGCGCTGCCCACGAGCTTCGGCATCTGGCATCGCATGCTGCTGGGCTGGGTCAGCGAGGACGACGGCAGCCTAGAGCGCCCCGGCGGCGGCGCGCACGACATCGAGCTCACCGCCTGCAACGTGCAGGCGCCGGGCGGAGTGAAGGCCCTGCGCGTGGACTTCAGCGAGCGGGAGTACTTCCTCTTCGAGAACCGCCAGGAGCTGCTCTGGCCGGGCGGGCGCTACGTGAAGAGCGACGAGGCCACGGGCGTCTTCCAGTTCGTCTCCAAGGACTTCCCGGCCTATCCCGACAGCGCGGAGAACATCGGCGAGTACGACCTCTTCATCCCGCAGTCGGGGCTGCTGGCCTGGCACGTGGACGAGCGCGACTTCGAGACGCTCTACCCGCTCAACGTGATCAACCCCGCCGACGACCGCCACGTGATCCTCGTGGAGGCCGACGGCGCCGGCGACCTCGGCGATCCCTACTCCTTCGACTGGCGCGGCAACGACCGCGATCCCTTCTACACCGGCAACGTCACCGAGTGGCTGCCCGAGGGCGTGCCCAACACGCGCCTGCGCGACGGCACCGCCTCCGGCTTCTCGATGACCGACCTGGTGACGAGTCCCTACCTCGACAGCGACGGCTTCGTGGACTCCACCGTGACCTTCGACATCGCACTCGCGGGCCAGCCGACCGGTTTCCCCCGCGACGACCGCGCGGTGGTGGACTCCACGCTCGCCCAGCGCCCCGCCACGGGCAGCCTGCTGCCCCTCGCCGACGGCGACGCGCTCTGGCTCGGCTACGTGATGGACTCGCTCGACCCGGACACGCTGCTGCAGAGCCATCTCATCGTGAGCGGCAGCGACGCCGCGAGCGGCCCGCCGCTGGCCCCGCGCGCGCCCGCGCGCCTGGGCAACACGCTGAGCGGCGCGGCGCTGCTCGACGCGCCCGCCGTCGCGGCGCGCGACTGGATCCTGCTCACGCCGGACTCGCTGCTGGTGTGGAACATCCCCTCGCCCGGCGCGCCGCCCACGCCCGCCGGCGGCGCCGAGCTGCCCGCGGGGCCCGCCACGCTCCCGCTGGCCATCGCCGTGGGCGACTCGGCCGCGGTGTTCTGGCTGGGCGAGGACGGCTTCCTCTACGTGCTGGACTACTCGCTGAAGCGCGGTACACCGGCGCCGAGCGCGAAGCGCGCGATGCTCGCGCCCGCGTCCCGCGGCGCGCGGCAGGACCTGCCCGTCATGGCGCCGCTCTGCCGCGTCGAGACCGCGGACGGCGCGCGCCTGGGCATCGCCCTGGGCGACACGCTCAATCTCGTGGATCCCTTCGGCAACGCGCCAGTCGCGCAGTATCCGCTGCCCGACCCGGGCGACGGTCCCTTCTGGATCCGCCCCGTGGACCTGGACGCCGACGGCGTGGAGTCGCCGGAGGAGCTCTTCTGGGTCCACGTCGACGGCCGCGTCGCCACGCCGGACCCCGCGGGCGGCGCACCCACGCTCCGCTTCGCCGCGCCGCTCGGCGGCGCCACGCTGAGCGCCGAGCCCGCCGTGGCGGATCTGGACGGCGACGGCCGTCCCGAGCTGCTCCTCGCCGCGGGCGACCGCGTGCACCGCCTGAGCTTCGAGGGCTTCGCCTATCCGAACTGGCCGTTGCGCCTCGGCGAGCTGGCCGATCTGGACACGCCCATGCGCGTGGGGTCGGGCCTGCGCGCCGCCGATCTCACCGGCGACGGCGTGGCCGAGCTGATCGTCTTCGGCGACTCGGGTCACCTGATCGTCGCGGACGCCGACGCGCGGCCCGTGCTCGGTACGCCGCGCTCGCTGGCGGCGGCGCCGCCGCAGGATCTGATCGCGCGGGACGGCCGCGTCTACGCGGTGAGCCGCGACGGCTTCCTGCTCGCCTTCGCCGGGAGCGGCGGCGCGGGCGTGCCCGCGGAGTGGGGCGCCGGCGGTGGCGGCACCGACCGCGGCGGGCGCTGGCAGCGTCAGCACGCGCTGCAGCCGGGCGGCGGCGACATCGCCGAGGGCTGGCTGCTCTATCCCAACCCCGCGGCGGACTGGGTGCGGCTGCACCATCCGTCGCTGGCGGCGGGCACCCACGTGCGACTCGAGCTCTTCGACCTCGAAGGGCAGCACAAGTTCACGCGCGAGGCGACGGTCCCCGTCGACGGCCCCTTCGAGATTCCCCTGCAGCTGCGCAGCCTCGCTTCGGGCGTCTACTTCTGCCGCATCGAGGTGGAAGGGGAGGCCGGGAGCCGTCACCTCCTGCGTCGACTGGGAGTCTTGCGATGA